Below is a window of Megalopta genalis isolate 19385.01 chromosome 7, iyMegGena1_principal, whole genome shotgun sequence DNA.
TGCTGCAGATCTAGAACTCCTAACTGTACGTATATATTGTACAGAATATGTATGAATGTATCATATACTATACAATCTTTCAttgatttttataaattatattgaaaTAATTCCATGTTGTAGGAATTACATTCAACATGTAAATTGATGCAAGAACGAGTTGTTGATTTAATTGGAAAACTAGCACATGATGAAATGACAGCAGAATTATTGCGCATTAACGAcgaattaaataatttgtttttacgttatttACGATATACAAAAAATGTAGCAGTGGCTGCTAGAACCATTTTAGCACAAACAATTGGTCACCCACCAAATGGTGATTCTATGACAGCTTCTAAGAAACAAGAAGCAGATTCACTTATAGATTTATCTGATGAAACTGATGCTTTGGAGAAGAAGGTAACAGGAATGGGTAAGTACATTTTATTCGTATTGAATAGAGAGGTACATATGAGGTACATGATAACTTCATGTCACATTAAATTGTAGGTATATCTGAAAGTAGCGATAAAAATAGAACTGAACGCAAGGAAAGGAAGGAAGGTGATAATGATGAATTTGATATGTTTGCACAGTCGCGCAACGCAACATATGAAACGACAAAGAACAGGTTTCTAATATTAACATAAACTTTTTGAATTTTTCTAGGAATTCTATAGTATCTATCATTAACTTATATTTATTACAGTGGTAGCAAGTATGAGGACAATTTGGAGCAGGTGAGCGGAGGAAGCCTCAATACCGCGATCCTCAATCGCAATAGTCCTAAATATCCTCATCAGAATGCTTCTACAGTTGCTTCTACTACTGCTACTTCTGTGCGTAAACCCTACCCTTACTACATTCATTATTGCAAAGCATTTAGCTAATAgaagtatattatattttttatttactcaCAAAAAGTAAGTTTACTACGAATACTAAAGGTGCtcttttaaattttaattaatcttTTTATTGTTGAAATGTTATTATGCACATTTAAATCACTCGGTTATAAATTTATACAATAAGCTTTAAAATTATCTGTCCTAATAAAAGGTAAGGATATCACAATTTATTGGTTTTTATAATAAAGTCAGTCATCACGTTTTTTTCAGTCCAATAAATCCAGAGTTGCTTACTTTTGATGCATAGCTTTTTAGAGCATGGAAAgttcaattttatttcttaCGTTTCCTTATGCTTTATTTTTGCCTATATATGTGCATATATTTACTTGTTTCTGTTGTATTTTGTTTAATGTGTTCGTTCTTATTTTATGTTCTCTTTGTTTTGATATATAGCTGAACCGGGAGTCTGAATTTAATGAAATGGCAGCCTGGTTAGACCACACGGTGAGTTATGTGTAGTGCAAATGTTGTTTTGTTTGTGAAATTCGATTGTTATACTATAATTGTTCAGAAATTATGTAATGCCATGTCATCGCTttcgaatatttttaaaaaatgttttatattaCTCCATACAGTAAACTACAATCTATACCTGTAGAATATAATTCATATTTATTAAtagtttttctcttttttctttttagccAGGAGCACATGGCGATCAGGAATCATTAACATCGTCCGAATTTGAACGTTTTTTGGCAGAACGAGCAGCTGCGGCTGAAGCTTTACCAACTTTGCCTACAACTACTACCACTACCGGAAGTACTACCAATTCCGGAAATTCAAACATTCAGCGTCAAATTAATAAAGATCAGGATAAATCTTTATTTGCTCTTTAAATACTGCTTTAACGCTTACATTTCTTATACAGAAGGTAAACATTCATTTTGAAATGATTCAGTCATCGGAGATCTCTGATAAATTAATGTTTCTAACATCTTCGGTATTtttgaaacattaaaaaattgaattcggaataaaaagaaaatgttaCAGAAGAGGAACGCTATCCGCTTGTATGTACTTAAAAATGTAATTGACACTATGCGACCGTAAATTAGCATTTCTTTATGATGTAAAAATTTCATAATAACGAGTAacttattttacatataaaaattatcGTTACGTATAAATGTTATACGAGTATATAACATGAACatagaaatactaatttatGTTATCTGTATGTATGAAATATAACACATTATATCAAAAATAACATTTATGTCGCAATGTGTTGTATCTCATACCTTGAAATGTCACATGAAAACTAATAATTTATAACCATTGCATTTTTCCGACTTGCAAACCGAATGCAAAAGCGGCAAATATTTCTTTAAATGATTAACTTTAATCGAACTATAGACGAAAGTATTTTTCTATGTTAAATTGAACTGTGTCtttattatttgatattatgTATAAATATGATATGTATTTACTAATgtagtaatttttattttcataagaGTATTATTGTCATAgagtaatataaatttattattgctAGTATCGTTACAATCATGTGTACTGCTATTGCAAGTAATTATGTAATACGTTCTGAAGCTATGCTATAGGAATAACATTGACACCAAGCAATTCTTATGTTTGTGATTTTAAAAGTACAGTTTCATTTCAACGAAATGGTCAATACGATAAATAGAATCACGATTATTTATGCAATTTTATGAATGTGAtaataaaaaggaaaaaagaatgcaaaataataattatagaagattatcttcgaatgtttgaatttataaaattatgaacTAAATTGTATTCTTTTCAATggtgaatattttattttaaaatgaaaTACTAAAATATTTTTGCTAATAATGTATTACTTTGAAGAAATAGTAACTATCACCATAGCATTAAGTGCACTAAGTTTTATTATGGTAGAATGTACATAAGCTTACACTTTTTTCATATTTATCATACATCGGATACGTATGTAAATCAAAACCTAAAAGAACAAAAATTTCTTTACTTTTGTCAACTGAATTGACGGGTCATGTGCAGGGCAGCGTTTCGTAACTGCATGCTTGCTTTACCGTGTCTCTCGATTTAACGGATCTCGCTGTGTAGACTACTATCTCTGCTCGTGTTTTCTGTTTATTGTATTTAATAATCAAGAATACACAATAAAGCAGGATATTCACGCACGACGAATCTTATTACTTTTACGAATCGCTGAGGATGTTATCTGCTTCGTCGGTATATTTAAAATTGGTTTCCTTAAGAATAAATGTGGAattgaaaaattttattatGCCACATCAATTTTCTTATTTGTACATATACAATCAGatctttattaatttaataaccaCTTACGGAATACCCTGTATACAAGCGATTATAATCCGTTTTATAAATAATGAGTCTCAGAATTATTGCTCTATTCTATGTAAGTAATTATTTCGTTATCGCACGTAGcaaaattaattgtaattaatttgcACTTCGATGAATTTTGTTGTGCTTTTAAAATTACAAGCTTGTTATATGTTCAATGAAATTCGTTACTTGTAACATTATTtcttaaattacaataaatctTCTTAATAAGTTCCAAAATATCTTGATAAAATCCACTTTTAATCCGTCAGTATAGATGGTACGAATAGATACTATGATCACGAAGCTTCTATTTACCTTTgatagaaatatttatattattatttcaataattctaCTGTGATGTCGCTGCTACAATacgcatacatatatgtatacaagaGTATACATGGCAACAGGTGGACAAATATTTAAATCGTGACTTTCGTGGCAATGCTAGATAAAAATAAGAAGCAATAAAGTTGCGATTTCgttattattttttagttaTTGACAATAAATGACTGCCAATAATGTCATGCAAATCAATCTGCGCCATGCGCTTTTACCACAGACTAACCAGGCACACGCGCGCCACTATCGGCGAATCAGAGAAATTTTCAATTGTTAATACATACTGAAAGAACAAAGTCGAATCCGTAATTGTCCTGTTTGATTTTAGTTTTTGATATAAGTATGTATTATCACATGGGGAAttgcattttcaattttttctcaCCTGTTGCCAACATTTCATATACAATAGTGCATGTAAGAAATGTATGTACTACATATTGGCAAAATGTAAAGGTATTTTTTGAATAATTAGATCTCAattaaaaatatcaaatgatagTTGCATATTCATACAAGATATttgcatatgtatatgtatgtagtaGCACTTGTATTgaaaatttttcaaattgtttcaTTGATGTGAATACACACATATGCATCTATTCACATACGTATATGAATGGATATATATGTGTTAATGTATGCACATAATATGTTCACTGTACATATATGCATATGTatgttcatatatatatatatctattgcATAGTCGAGCGATACCACGAGCTAAGGTCACGTGGTTCACCCATCGTGTATTTCATGCTCATCATTTCAACCCGTGCGGTTGATCCATTCGGTACTGCTTATTTGGAATTTTGTGTAAATTACttaattcaaaaataataacTTAAGATAATTTTCGGATGGTTTGGTATCAAAATTTGAATAGACAATTATTATTCTGCTCTCCTCACGTGGAACATGTATACTGTATCAAAAGGGCCTAGCAAAATTGTCGCCAAGACTCGTAGAGGTACGAATATAACgattatcattatattttatGTGTACACTTGAATATAGAAACAGTTATGACATTAGTTTCGTGTAACATCATAATTTTTCAGGAATTAGTCAGAATCTTGAGAGATTGGAAACTTTACGTGATTTAACGCGTAAAGCAGATCCTGATGATAACCACGAGACCACCCGGTAAGTAGTGCCCTAACCCATCTTAACCCTACTTTGTTActtttctccctctctccttgTACTTTAAGCATTACGCAATTCATAATTCTTCATCGAAAACAATGTTATCTCTATGTTAGAAATTTTACACAATTAAAGTTATACATAAAATGTCATACACACATGTGTACTACGAAACGTTTATATAATACACGGCTTGAAATATTTCTTactgttaatatatatatatatatatatatatatatatatatatatatatatatatataataaaatcaattttGAATTTGCAGGCATGTACCTAAGCCAGTCTTTCATATGAATGGAAAATCTAAACTCAGTTCGCATAGGCATCAAATGCAAGAAGTTATCACGCCACAACATGAGGAActtattaaatttgtttatgAATGTAGGTTGAAAAAATTTAATGTTATACTTTAGAATATATACACAATTTTATAATGCTCTTTTACAACTTTTTAAATCTATGGGAAAATATATAcatgtatttttatatattttgcattatatataatgttgcaCATCTATAGAAAATATGTATTAAATCTACAGTTTTATTTTTTAGCATGGAATCAGGTAAATACAAGGCAAAGAAGTGAATCTTCCGATGGTTCTGACTGTTCAGAGCCTTCCAGTAAGTTATATTATGTGTTGTACAATGCAGTTTGTACCAGGAATGCCCATAAAAGATTGATCTTTCAAAAATTAGCTCTAGATTGACATCCATAAAAATGTCCATAAAAGATAGATCTTTCAAAGATCTGCCTTAGATTGGCATCCCTAATTTTTACCTTCATTAATGTTCAtaaatgtattaaaaaatattataactttTCATTTAAGCAAATAGTTaaacataaattttatttaaaagttCATCAAGTGTTTATAACTTCACTTGAATTTGTATTTTAGGTCCAAACTCTATAGTGTATTATAATGATGGAGAACCAAATGATAGTCTCCAAGGTTAGTTTTAGTTATTTATTCTAAACAGatgtatatagaatatattatatatataaaataatatttattcttaTAAAAAGCATAATTACACAATTAATTCTGTGGCTGCAAGGAAGTACGCTGCAAGTTCACTtccaaaatattattatttaaagttCTGATCACCAATACTTTCTATTAGTAGTGTTTAAAATTGCATAATTTTTTTTAAGTCTATAGAATTTGTGCATTAACTTaaattttttgaaatagtaatttGCGATGTTTTTCCTTATAGCTACAGAATTTATCTATGTAATTTctacataattaaatttatgAAATCTTTTTTCATACAaagaatatatttctattttacaattGTATAAGCTTTCATGTAATTGTGGTATTTCAGACTTTAAACCGTTCGATTTGGAATCTTGGTGGGGCAAGCGATTATTTAACAACATTACAAAATCGCTCTGAGACAAAAAAAAGTTGATACAAGTTACGAAGATTTTTGAAGTAGTACAGAATGGTGAACAGTGTTGAGAAGATTAGTCTATTTCAAATTGTAAATGCAAGTTAAGAATAACTGAATTATTTCATAGTGTTGAACTGGAAGTGTAAAGATGAACCCTGGTTAGCAAGCTACCATGGAATTTCAATCGGTGAATCTACAGTctcatataaatacataaatgattttatacatttttctatTACATTATAAACGAAATTGTTTTTGTacaagtttagcatcaaactcaATCATTggaaattttttataaatgcATATATATACGTATCAGACATtctcatttcaaataatttacaTTGATCAAATAAGTATTTTCATTACAAAATACATTACAAAATACATTGCAAAATACACAATGCAACAACGCATAAAAGTTAAGGAATTTTATTTCTTAAATGTTGCTTCATATTTTTAAGGCTGTTCCGATTTTAAAAAGTGTAAAAGTGTACAGAACTTCCTttaagtataaaaataatatgaaattcaAATTAAAGAAATTTAACGGAACACAATATGAGACCGACGATTTCGTTATTAAAAACATTTATAGGTTTTTAAAATAATGAAGGTGAAGATATATCTCCTGAAAGCATACCAAATAGGGTTAAGTACAGACAGTAATCCCTGACGGTATGAATGCAGTGTGGAAAAAATGGATTTTTAATCATAGAATGATGTACATATTACATACATTGTTTGTGTGAATGCATAACACATTGCTGATATTGTTATGACAATTGTATCTAAATACTTTTACATAAGCAGTTGTTTAGTATAACTTTGTAGACTGATAATGTTTAAGATTGTCAAACAATTGCCAGACAAAGTAAAACTTGTCCCTAATGTATTTGCAAACTctactttcaaaattttcaTTTCACACTGACTCAAATTAATCACCTCTAGGTTTAgtgatttttttttagttttgaTTTCCACTGCACAGATTAATTATATAAGGCCATagtatgaaatataatataattttgaaaagCAGAGTTTGTGAAAGTAGTCAAAATGTAGTGCAATATTTGGCCATTTAAGGCTGAATCACGcagttataaataaatacaaatttatatattaaaaacTTTTTTTAACCATTTTAATTTCTACAccattattaatttaaaaaattatttcataaGAGAGATAActttaataatttaatcatatgcttcgcacaattataataacaatctcaatagtaaataaaaatgttaaagtGTAGCAAAATGACAGTCTATgtgtattgtttattattacgtattatatatatatatatattatatcattccATATTTTATATCTTATTAAAACGAACTTTCATTTTATATACtgtcttatattatataatatgtagttagttattttttaaaaatcaaatTGTAGTTAATGCAAGCAGGTGTTTTCGTACGACATCTATGTTCACATTACAGTGTTTCACATTCGTACTTCACGACTTCATTGTATCACACTGTGTCGTATGTGTACTTACATAAGATTGACTGGATTGTCTTattgaattattaaatgaaattaaggaTATATAATGATGTATTACtgaatatacttatatatatatataattcgataaaatgaaaaagttacATCTGAGAGAATAATTGCAGCACTGAAAATATCTAAGAAAAGGTTATTTTTTACGAGATTAAACAAATTACGTATGTTTATTTCTTTATCtcaatacaataataaaatttttcatGTTATTTTACTTTTCACTATTATATTTTTTCTGAAAGTAACCGTTTTGCGATACAAGTATTGTGTTACATGTTTTGTAAATGACTGTGACTGTATATACTTGTAAAAGATAACGTatatttacaaaaaaatgtCTGAGCTTTCAATAGATAAAAGTCTTATGGGTGTAGCAGCTGTACACAATGGTTTGATAGTATTAAAAGACTGTCAGGCAGTTTTACGTAGAGATTATGCTGGTATGAAAGGAAAGGTAAATATACCATTGTGCCTAAAAatgttttttaataattaataataacgcAATAGGTCAAGTTAATATCTGGTGGTAGAGAAGAAAGTGAATTACTGTGCGCAGAATATGTGGGTCCTGGGATGTTAACAGCTGCAGTTTTAGGACATAAAACTGCACCTCCAAAAAATAATATTCTGAGAGTTATAGATGAAATTGAGTTAAATGATTCTTCTGGTATACAAatccattatttattatatactttaTGGATTATGATATCTTTACTTGAATGAAGTTTTACAAGTCAAATGCTTATTACAGTTttaacatattaatatatttatttacaggAATATTGTTAATTGTACCTGATTATGCTGCATATCCTATAAACTTCACTTGGGCTAAATTGCGTGCAATTGAAAAAGGATATAACATCAAAATAATTATAGTAACTATTAATTCTAGTCCTGTCACAGAGGAACAAAGTTTTTTGTGTACAcagtttttatataaaatagctgGAGCTATGTCAGAGGAAGGAAAACACATGAACGAAATATATTCCTTCTGTACTCACCTTATAAATAACAAGAAATTTCAACTTTTAAGAAGAGgtacctatatatatatatattttacaaaattgaATAACATTAGATTATGATGTTTATAGAATATTTAAAAAGGATTCATGGAAATTATGAAACACTAATGCTTTCAGATCTAACTGAACATACATTTGAACCTTTTATAAGTTCAATAAATTTAATGTTTCAAGACAAATCTAAGGAAATTTCATACAATACAAACAATTATTTTGTCAATGAACAGATTGCAATTTTAGTAAACAACTTTGGtattgaaaaaaatattaatatttatatgttataattatatacttgTGTAAGTCATATTTTCAAACTTCCTTAATTTTTTAGGATCAACGCACTCGGAAATTTATACTTTCATTTTAGAATTTTTAAAACAAATGGAAATGTGTGGTTTACAAGCAAAACGAATATATATAAAACCATTATTAAAAAGCTCGAATACTAAATGTTTTGATATTTGTATCTTAAATTTATCACATATGCCTGTCTTAATTAAATATTTGGATTTTCCGACATCTGCACCTGCTTGGCCAAGAATACTAACTTCAGATATATTAGAAACAATTGAGGTAATATATCAAATCATTCCATAAATTATTATGTTAATGTTCATATTTGTGAAAAGTGAATTACACTAATAGTTTTAATCATATTTGTTTTCtatgtaattaaataaagaggtaaaaagaaaattttaattatttgtgAAATGATCTGATCaattcaatgaaataatcaatacctgtaatatacatatatacaatactatattatattaatactgtaactatatatatattgactTCTAGGGAGGAAGAATGAATTTGTGTACATCAGGAAGATATTGTGAggtaatagaattttatttaccAAATAATCTTATTTTCAAAGAGTACATAAGTGGAATTTTAGCGTAGAATGATAACCCAACGAACACAAATTTGCAAGGACCTTCAATGTGTCATGAAACTAGTAAAAAATTTATATCGATTatattaactgcatgcgaagccaTAATAGCATGCATGAATCAACTGAACATATTAGATCAAGAATATGGAAAGGGAGACTATGGTACAAATCTTGCGAATGGAGCTTTAGCTATCAAAGATGCCATCCAGGTAATATAGTGTGAcatttaaaatacaaaataatgaaATGTTATTAATCAAATAAACTTTataggaaaataaaatattgagtaTAAATCCATGTGTTGCATTTAGGCAAATTAGTTATATCATTGAAAGAACAGTAGATGGTGTACAAGGAGGACTTTactctttattttttaataacatttCCAAGGTAAAGTATAATATAGTGGTATTAGATATGATTGCTGTATAAATTCGATACTTTCAGGCTTTTTCGTCGTATGAAACTACTAAACAAATTACAGTTGACACATGGTTCAATGCATTAACTACTGCAATTGAGGCAATAAAAGAATTTGATGTACCTTGTATAGATGAtcatgtttttatagttgttttgAAAGCAATGCAATTAAATCTAGAAAAAGCATTAAACAAAAATCTGGACCCCATTACTGCTTTTGGTGCAGCTGTAAAAGCTGCTGAATATTTCACTGCAGATAACGTATGTAAACATATGTAATCTTTGAACataataacatacaaaatacggtattttatttgtttctaacatttatttatttgtgcATAACCATATTTTAGAATTGTTAATTCCATAAAAATTGATGTAAAATATATTACAGAAATTGAAATATCCTTGTCCTGATGCACATGCGGTGGGTATATGGATGCGAGGTGCATATGAaggtattaaattaaaattacctAATTATAATGGAAAATGAAAAGATTTTgcaattattttgtattttaacaTGTTCACTGCCATATCATTCATATTTAGATAACGAAatcatttattaaaaaataaaaattaatttttgctaGATAATTAATAGATTGAATGTAGAATATAAGTGTAATAAAAGAGATTGTAAGTCCacatatagtaatttctccgcAAGTGTCGCGGAATCGGAATTGAAGGTGTATTTCAAGGGACCAcaagacacgattcttcgagcctcgcgggtcGCCTTTATAATTGTCAACGtctcgtgagagagagagagagagagagagagaaagaaagaaagaaagaacaaaACTGTTATTACTATAAGTACattgtaatgctagaataaaaacgatgacttaacttttttatttctaattttttatacatgaaattaaaaTAAGACCAAACACAGCATGTTTTaaccatatttattcattatacgtagcaagtaacttattttatttatgaaaaaagCATCAGAAAAGCTGATTCTTAActacatatgaaatattaaaggcaacgtCAAAGAAGGTATGTACATATGTGGTTCGAAAAAGTTATAAGTTATATCCTGAACGCTTTACAACTTTCTCCCAGGATACTAAAAGTGGGAGAATCACAAATGGGATTGGATGATGTCAATGAATTTCCATTTCTTTTCTGCGTCACTTGGAGCATAATCCTTCATACCATTGGACATGGATACCAATGGACACACTGGCATCGAATGGAAATTCCAAGAACGGTCAGACGCCTTAAAGCTCTGATTAAGAGATTACTGTATCTGCAATTTCAGAAAAGTTACACACGACGTTTTAATATTCGACATTAATGAGTATGCGAAAATGTataattttcaaaatataaattcaatcgattaaatatgaattataattttgcaaaatatatttaaagtTTAATTAGGATGTTAATACTGATTATTTTAATTAGTTGAATAATGTGGTTTGATTCTACATCAATTTTACTACAATTTTAACTGATCATATTTTACTCCGCGTGACGTCAGAAAGGACAATTATCTTTGCTTCACTAAACTCTTGGATTTTCTATACACGCACTATGCACATGCCGTGTCTAGTAGTATATATGATCTAAGGTAGTTGCAGTGAATGTAAATAATGGGTAGTTTAATACAAAATTTGTGAAAATACAAGATAAAACTACTGTGTAGCAAGTGTCATTAATAGCCAAAAAATGGGTCGTCGTTCAATCAACACCACGAAAAGTGGGAAATACATGAATCCCACAGACCAAGCACGTTAGTAAATAACATAACCAAACAGTTTATTTCTCTCTAAACAATCGTAAATCATTAATTACCATATTACAGGAAAAGAAGCGCGTAAAAAGgaattaaaaaagaataaaaagcaGAGACAGCTGGTACGAGCTGCTGTTTTAAAGGGCAAAGATCCTGCTCAAATCATTGAAGAAATGGAAAAGATAGATCAGATGGGTTGGCATAAGTTGTAGTGcattttacataattattaatacaattataGATATctgttttcaaaattttattgaCAATTTCATATAAAATTCTATTAATTCTATTAATTCTATATGTATTACTTATAGAATATAATGTCATGCAGCCTCCACCTCTCAATGAGAAAGTTTTAAAAGATAAAAGGAAAAAACTAAAGGAAACTCTAGATCGTGTATTGAAAATGTATGTAAGTACTctcaaaataatatttattaattttcttcAAAACTTGTTGGTAAGATTGAATTAAGATTTAAAATTTTTCAGAAAGATATAATGCATGTATAACTTTTTGTAGGCAAAGGATGATCAAGAGAAGTGGGCAGAGTTGAAAGAGCAATTAATACAGTATGAACGTAGAAGAATAGATTTGGTTTCATATTTTGAAGCTGTGCGACATGCACAGCAAGTACAAGTTGATGAAATTCCTTTACCTTCGGCTGGAAATGATATATCTCGAATGTATCCTGGTATATCTAAGTATTCTTGTTTTAATTTATAACAGATTTTGCTAAttgtattacaataataatatttttccagGTTCTTTAACATCACAAATACCTTTACCAGATATGCCACAGCCACCCGCACATATGTATCCCCCTCATCCACATTATTTACCTCAACATCATCCTCTGATGAACATACCAATACCGCCAAGTATTCTAAAAAAAACAAGTGCATATGCAACATCTCCTTCTATACCAATGTTAGCACCTAATAAAGAACCACCAGGTGTTCCACCATTTCCACCTCCAGACTTATCTAGCGATGAAGAAGATGTACCTGAAAAGGTTAGTCCTTAAAGAGTTtctcttattattattgtataataatcatgtaattctaACACAGGGTAAAGAACCAATACAAAAACTGAGGACAATCCGATTTGCAGATGATAAAGAAGACAAGCAAGAGTCGGATAATAAAGAGAAAGAAACGgataaagagaaagaaaaggaaAGGGATATGTCAAAAGTGAAGCCAACAACATTACAACAGAAGATGTTGGCTATGGCAGGACAAGATATCGATCAATTTATGCGTGAAATGGAAGTCGTTCATAAAAAACGAGAAACCGAACGAGCTCAAGACTTGAATGCTCGGTTATCGTTACTGGAAGCAGAGAATGAA
It encodes the following:
- the LOC117221682 gene encoding uncharacterized protein LOC117221682, with the translated sequence MGRRSINTTKSGKYMNPTDQARKEARKKELKKNKKQRQLVRAAVLKGKDPAQIIEEMEKIDQMEYNVMQPPPLNEKVLKDKRKKLKETLDRVLKMYAKDDQEKWAELKEQLIQYERRRIDLVSYFEAVRHAQQVQVDEIPLPSAGNDISRMYPGSLTSQIPLPDMPQPPAHMYPPHPHYLPQHHPLMNIPIPPSILKKTSAYATSPSIPMLAPNKEPPGVPPFPPPDLSSDEEDVPEKGKEPIQKLRTIRFADDKEDKQESDNKEKETDKEKEKERDMSKVKPTTLQQKMLAMAGQDIDQFMREMEVVHKKRETERAQDLNARLSLLEAENESNSKSNNKSSNNKTEEEDLEPPGASDHSSNHNQHTSSHSHSQHTQPHTMPPMGMPPHPLMYRPPPPPLHLRMPPPPPPRIGLRLPPGPPPGMPRMLRPGPPSMPRMPPPQMQMPNLSNMTNIGNPQMQTQSGTGSQPKTPNVLSAAPQLINRKDKDGKSTTTIEAKPQIRNLAADVTRFLPTSLRVKRDDKKKPSTLSRLTERIPEAQPIRTTQPKTKDDAYMQFMQEMEGLL